One genomic region from Haloterrigena gelatinilytica encodes:
- a CDS encoding class I SAM-dependent methyltransferase, with translation MKKSLEDHAARFDEKAGEYDESNSDEYRACANLVVEHAAPGEDDVVLDLGTGTGAIALALAPDADRVVGRDISEGMMEEAERKADEEGLENLEFDYGTFREPEYDGPVDVVTSNFAMHHLSDDEKREAIDVIAALEPRKFVLGDVMFFGEPDSDAPFYSPEVDDPATVGALADAFTDAGFSLTAVERVHDQVGVLVAERSPTAADADADADAEGEVGDPGDDPAADA, from the coding sequence ATGAAGAAGAGCCTTGAGGACCACGCCGCCCGATTCGACGAGAAGGCCGGCGAATACGACGAATCGAACTCCGACGAGTACCGCGCCTGTGCGAACCTGGTCGTCGAACACGCCGCCCCCGGCGAGGACGACGTCGTCCTCGACCTCGGAACGGGGACCGGCGCCATCGCGCTCGCGCTCGCCCCCGACGCCGACCGCGTGGTCGGCCGCGACATCAGCGAGGGGATGATGGAGGAAGCCGAGCGGAAAGCCGACGAGGAAGGCCTCGAGAACCTCGAGTTCGATTACGGCACCTTCCGGGAGCCCGAGTACGACGGCCCGGTCGACGTCGTCACCTCGAACTTCGCCATGCACCACCTCTCGGACGACGAGAAGCGCGAGGCGATCGACGTCATCGCCGCCCTCGAGCCGCGCAAGTTCGTCCTCGGGGACGTGATGTTCTTCGGCGAGCCGGATTCCGACGCGCCGTTCTACTCGCCCGAGGTCGACGACCCCGCGACGGTCGGCGCGCTCGCCGACGCCTTCACCGACGCCGGCTTCTCGCTGACCGCCGTCGAACGCGTCCACGACCAGGTCGGCGTGCTGGTCGCCGAGCGGTCGCCGACCGCCGCTGACGCCGACGCCGACGCCGACGCCGAGGGCGAGGTCGGCGATCCCGGCGACGACCCCGCCGCGGACGCATGA
- a CDS encoding RNase P subunit p30 family protein, protein MYEAVHARPDGESTVARFAKTAADYGFEGVVVRNHHDSRAEYDAEAIREAYGIDVVEGLEIRADDPQAAGGSVGNYRTTETIVGVHGGTNAVNRFAVESEKVDVLAHPMADNGDVNHVLVKAAVENGVRLEFDLSGVLRTSGGRRVRVLQSLRKLEEIVGHYDAPYVVSANPRSHLELRAPRELTALGEEIGLSTAFVERGLAEWGRLAERNRRIQSESFIEPGVERGRYEEEP, encoded by the coding sequence ATGTACGAGGCCGTCCACGCCCGCCCAGACGGAGAGAGCACGGTCGCCCGGTTCGCCAAGACGGCGGCCGACTACGGCTTCGAGGGCGTGGTCGTGCGCAACCACCACGATTCGCGCGCGGAGTACGACGCCGAGGCGATCCGCGAGGCGTACGGGATCGACGTCGTGGAGGGCCTCGAGATCCGCGCCGACGACCCGCAGGCGGCCGGCGGCTCCGTCGGGAACTACCGGACGACCGAGACGATCGTCGGCGTCCACGGCGGAACGAACGCCGTGAACCGGTTCGCCGTCGAGAGCGAGAAGGTCGACGTGCTGGCCCACCCGATGGCCGACAACGGCGACGTGAACCACGTGCTGGTGAAGGCGGCGGTCGAGAACGGCGTCCGCCTCGAGTTCGACCTCTCGGGGGTGCTCCGGACCAGCGGCGGACGTCGCGTCAGAGTCCTCCAGTCGCTGCGCAAGCTCGAGGAGATCGTCGGCCACTACGACGCCCCCTACGTGGTCAGCGCGAACCCGCGCTCGCACCTCGAGTTGCGCGCCCCCCGCGAACTGACGGCGCTCGGCGAGGAGATCGGCCTCTCGACGGCGTTCGTCGAGCGAGGGTTAGCGGAGTGGGGACGGCTCGCCGAGCGCAACCGTCGGATCCAGTCCGAGTCGTTCATTGAGCCCGGGGTCGAACGAGGGAGGTATGAAGAAGAGCCTTGA
- the tbsP gene encoding transcriptional regulator TbsP: MTSNLLNHQIDDILDSVLEEATGDVYMVNPSGDAIEEFVSVATAFDGDLPSVHMLADERTLKDVMDDFIVASNAADLISEDALALRTLEEAPENSLLVTEDRVIAIVHAGDRVGGLVTDDESFVEDTYDTYAARWDDAAEFNLRTPPITAVRETLSEEISPEAEEDFTSILNSLETARGDGDGLDEVTISLLVAAKNEALLYDISKWGEDVGIASKATFSRTKTKLEDMGLIDTEKVPIDVGRPRLRLKIGDDRLQEADNGQLATVAQSILN, encoded by the coding sequence ATGACCTCGAATTTACTCAACCACCAGATTGACGATATCCTCGACTCCGTACTCGAGGAGGCGACCGGGGACGTCTACATGGTCAACCCGTCGGGGGACGCCATCGAAGAGTTCGTTTCGGTCGCGACCGCGTTCGACGGCGACCTGCCGTCCGTCCACATGCTCGCCGACGAACGAACGCTGAAAGACGTCATGGACGACTTCATCGTCGCCTCGAACGCCGCGGACCTCATCAGCGAGGACGCCCTCGCGCTCCGCACGCTCGAGGAGGCGCCCGAGAACTCGCTTTTGGTCACCGAGGACCGAGTGATCGCCATCGTCCACGCCGGCGACCGCGTCGGCGGCCTCGTCACGGACGACGAGAGCTTCGTCGAAGACACCTACGACACCTACGCGGCCCGCTGGGACGACGCCGCCGAATTCAACCTCCGGACGCCGCCGATCACGGCCGTTCGCGAGACCCTCTCCGAGGAGATCAGCCCCGAGGCCGAGGAGGACTTCACGTCGATCCTCAACTCGCTCGAGACCGCCCGCGGCGACGGCGACGGCCTCGACGAAGTGACGATCTCGCTGCTCGTCGCGGCCAAGAACGAGGCCCTACTGTACGACATCAGCAAGTGGGGCGAGGACGTCGGCATCGCTAGTAAGGCCACGTTCAGCCGCACGAAGACCAAGCTCGAGGATATGGGCCTGATCGACACCGAGAAGGTCCCGATCGACGTCGGCCGTCCGCGCCTTCGCCTGAAGATCGGCGACGACCGACTCCAGGAAGCGGATAACGGGCAGCTCGCGACGGTCGCGCAGTCCATCCTGAACTAG